Proteins encoded by one window of Deinococcus sp. KSM4-11:
- a CDS encoding IclR family transcriptional regulator produces the protein MTQSTRDVPRYLIQSAALTLEVLLVFGRPPHRYTPSELAQQLDLDRNQAFRCLRTLQHVGFIRLDEDDRFVLTTLVDQLAAASQPQPTFVSAAQPFMDEVSQSTGETVNLFVLDGDQMTSVDHRDGLRPVRLVTEPGRRTPLHAGACPKAVLAFLPPEQQHAVLTGLPDMPRFTPHTELDPEALRAELDSIRLRGYAVSDLDIDEEARGVGAPIFGAGGAVIGAISVGGPASRMTPHRLAELGEEISAAAQRISRQLGHNRPLSSPPK, from the coding sequence GTGACCCAGTCGACCAGGGATGTTCCGCGCTACCTCATTCAATCCGCCGCCCTCACCCTCGAAGTTCTGCTGGTCTTCGGCCGCCCCCCGCACCGCTACACCCCCTCAGAGCTGGCGCAGCAACTCGATCTCGACCGCAACCAGGCGTTCCGCTGCCTGCGGACGCTCCAGCACGTGGGCTTCATCCGGCTCGACGAAGACGACCGCTTTGTGCTCACCACCCTGGTCGATCAGCTGGCCGCCGCCTCGCAGCCGCAGCCCACCTTCGTCAGCGCGGCGCAGCCGTTCATGGACGAGGTGTCGCAGTCGACCGGCGAGACCGTCAACCTGTTTGTGCTCGACGGCGACCAGATGACCAGCGTGGATCACCGCGACGGCCTGCGCCCGGTGCGGCTGGTCACCGAACCCGGACGGCGCACCCCGCTGCACGCCGGCGCCTGCCCCAAGGCCGTGCTGGCCTTTCTGCCGCCGGAACAACAGCACGCCGTGCTGACCGGCCTGCCGGACATGCCCCGCTTCACACCCCATACCGAGCTCGACCCCGAGGCACTCCGGGCCGAACTTGACTCGATCCGCCTGCGTGGCTACGCCGTGAGTGACCTCGACATCGACGAGGAGGCGCGCGGCGTTGGTGCCCCCATCTTCGGGGCGGGTGGCGCGGTCATTGGCGCGATCAGCGTTGGTGGCCCCGCCTCCCGCATGACGCCGCACCGCCTCGCGGAACTCGGTGAAGAGATCAGCGCCGCCGCGCAGCGCATCTCGCGCCAGCTCGGTCACAACCGTCCCCTGTCGTCCCCCCCCAAGTGA
- a CDS encoding carboxypeptidase-like regulatory domain-containing protein: MFDGVTRRLTDWATAQGASTVTSASETPPDGQASAQLTLLAILPFPPPRSQTRAPLRFRLRYLVTCAPSSTPAAEHLLGQLLVRAMQEPDFQVELGDPAPELWTALGWRPQAAFWLLVPVTVPLEQPHAPLAREHVLSVQSSGRVWRRGTVTDAQGQPVAGARVQLEGAPEPLYTNPAGEFELAARPEDTLHVAAVVGGQVQEVLAQLPGRETPWPVQVPPPEQTA, from the coding sequence ATGTTCGATGGAGTCACCCGGCGGCTGACCGACTGGGCCACCGCGCAGGGAGCGAGCACCGTGACGTCGGCCTCAGAGACGCCGCCAGACGGTCAAGCGTCGGCGCAGCTGACCCTGCTGGCGATCCTGCCCTTTCCGCCGCCACGGTCACAGACTCGCGCGCCGCTGCGGTTCCGGCTGCGCTACCTCGTCACCTGCGCGCCGAGCTCCACGCCTGCCGCGGAGCACCTGCTGGGCCAACTTCTGGTTCGGGCCATGCAGGAGCCGGACTTCCAGGTGGAACTGGGCGACCCCGCCCCGGAGCTGTGGACGGCCCTGGGCTGGCGGCCCCAAGCGGCCTTCTGGCTGCTCGTCCCCGTCACTGTGCCGCTGGAACAACCGCACGCTCCATTGGCGCGGGAGCACGTGCTCAGCGTGCAGTCCTCCGGGCGGGTCTGGCGGCGTGGCACCGTCACCGACGCGCAGGGTCAGCCGGTGGCCGGTGCGCGTGTGCAGCTGGAGGGCGCGCCGGAACCGCTGTACACGAATCCGGCCGGAGAGTTCGAACTGGCCGCCCGCCCGGAAGACACCCTGCACGTCGCGGCCGTCGTGGGCGGCCAGGTGCAAGAGGTGCTGGCCCAGCTACCGGGGCGGGAGACCCCGTGGCCGGTGCAGGTGCCGCCGCCCGAGCAGACCGCCTGA
- a CDS encoding phage tail sheath C-terminal domain-containing protein, which yields MPNYLAPDVYVEEVPGGPRPIEAVGTSTAAFIGVAPDAGALAQDIRAVTNWSEFQRLYAWAGQASTDLSQAVFGFFQNGGQRCYVVNTGASRDLPAALNLVAQRDDVAIVAAPGFTDATSYDALLSHCEGLGDRVAILDAAHDVPDVMALTQVARPAPAARTGADAPARDGADRPPPGELHGLRPRQSDDGYGAVYFPWLRVRDPVNPAALVDVPPSGHMAGIWARTDATRGVHKAPANEAVRGALDLTYHLTRAEQEQLNSHGVNCVRFFSTEGVRVWGARTVADSASEFRYLNVRRLFNMIKESIAVSTRWIVFEPNDETLWKSIRRDVSAFLLHQWRDGALMGRTPQEAFFVKCDRETNPPEVIDAGQVVTLIGVAPVKPAEFIVFRLSQMDQRSDTQGLGE from the coding sequence ATGCCGAATTACCTTGCGCCGGATGTCTACGTCGAGGAAGTGCCGGGCGGCCCACGGCCCATCGAGGCGGTCGGAACGAGCACGGCCGCGTTCATCGGCGTGGCGCCGGACGCCGGCGCGCTGGCGCAGGACATCCGCGCGGTCACGAACTGGTCTGAATTCCAGCGCCTGTACGCCTGGGCGGGGCAGGCGAGCACCGACCTGTCGCAGGCGGTCTTCGGCTTTTTCCAGAACGGCGGGCAGCGCTGCTACGTGGTGAATACCGGGGCGTCGCGCGATCTGCCGGCCGCCCTGAACCTCGTCGCGCAGCGGGACGACGTGGCGATTGTGGCCGCGCCGGGCTTCACGGACGCGACCAGTTACGATGCCCTGCTGAGCCACTGCGAGGGCCTGGGCGACCGGGTGGCGATCCTCGACGCCGCGCACGACGTTCCGGACGTGATGGCCCTGACCCAGGTGGCCCGCCCGGCCCCGGCCGCCCGCACTGGAGCGGACGCGCCAGCCCGCGACGGTGCTGACCGACCGCCGCCTGGCGAACTGCACGGCCTGCGCCCCCGGCAGTCCGACGACGGCTACGGCGCCGTGTACTTTCCGTGGCTACGGGTGCGCGACCCGGTGAACCCGGCCGCGCTGGTGGACGTGCCGCCCAGCGGGCACATGGCGGGCATCTGGGCGCGCACGGACGCCACGCGCGGCGTGCACAAGGCCCCGGCGAACGAGGCAGTGCGCGGCGCGCTGGACCTCACGTACCACCTCACGCGCGCCGAGCAGGAACAGCTGAACAGCCACGGCGTGAACTGCGTGCGCTTCTTCTCCACCGAGGGCGTGCGGGTGTGGGGCGCGCGGACGGTCGCGGACAGCGCCAGCGAGTTCCGCTACCTGAACGTCCGGCGGCTGTTCAACATGATCAAGGAGTCCATTGCCGTGAGCACGCGCTGGATCGTGTTCGAGCCGAACGACGAGACGCTGTGGAAGTCCATCCGGCGGGACGTGAGCGCTTTCCTGTTGCACCAGTGGCGGGACGGAGCGCTGATGGGCCGCACGCCGCAGGAGGCGTTCTTCGTGAAGTGCGACCGGGAAACCAATCCGCCCGAGGTGATCGACGCCGGGCAGGTCGTCACGCTGATCGGCGTGGCCCCCGTGAAACCGGCGGAATTCATCGTGTTCCGCCTCAGCCAGATGGATCAGCGCAGCGACACGCAAGGGCTGGGTGAGTGA
- a CDS encoding phage tail protein has product MPDTLDPYRSYNFKIVIQGVVEGHFTQCSGLGVRLGVIRYREGGNGQVARALPGRVEYADVELKYGLTKSRELWDWLMTAVQGEVVRKNVSILMLDAQGTQEVMRWNLVNAWPSQWRGAVLDAMSQEAALEHLTLVYDTLERA; this is encoded by the coding sequence GTGCCGGATACTCTCGATCCGTACCGCAGCTACAACTTCAAGATCGTCATCCAGGGCGTCGTGGAGGGGCACTTCACGCAGTGCAGCGGCCTGGGCGTGCGCCTGGGCGTGATCCGCTACCGCGAGGGTGGCAACGGGCAGGTTGCCCGCGCGCTGCCGGGCCGGGTGGAGTACGCGGACGTGGAACTGAAGTACGGCCTGACGAAGTCGCGTGAACTGTGGGACTGGCTGATGACTGCCGTGCAGGGCGAGGTGGTGCGCAAGAACGTGTCCATCCTGATGCTGGACGCGCAGGGAACGCAGGAGGTCATGCGCTGGAACCTCGTGAACGCGTGGCCGTCGCAGTGGCGCGGCGCGGTGCTGGACGCCATGAGCCAGGAGGCCGCGCTGGAGCACCTGACACTGGTGTACGACACCCTCGAGCGCGCATGA
- a CDS encoding phage baseplate assembly protein V, with amino-acid sequence MTAPMPALRPTAALRVRLGGQTLEGWEGAVHALWVVQRLSLPAACELVLRGPGPLPAQPGDPLVVDTVGGPTVFSGEVSAVGVEFLAGGAREVRIRAYDPLQRLRRSQTAQVRAGLNLHGLAEELAAGLGVAVQLDVPALTRTWGAQVRQSDFDLLRLLSERSGRAFRLRDGQLDFLGPAGDGSQVTLRLGQALLEVRVERNADPACASVEVRGWNALTVQAVQGRAEAPGGGGARQVVGVQAENDEEARWLAQAELDRRSGAARTCWGVSGGDVRLVPGSGVRLEGLGDGLDGDFVLTEVTHRIEAATGFVTEFSSAPLPPLSPPVPVATFGMVTHVDDPQALGRVRVTLPAQGDLESDWLHVLSLAAGADKGLMALPDVGDTVLVLLPAGDGSSGVVLGGLYGAPGMPDSGVEGGATRRYTLRTAAGQQVVLDAAAGVLRLEDGQGSVVELTPEGLHIHAQTRLVLEAPGQEVLIRGQRINFERA; translated from the coding sequence ATGACGGCGCCCATGCCTGCGCTGCGGCCGACGGCGGCCCTGCGCGTGCGTCTGGGTGGACAGACCCTGGAGGGCTGGGAGGGCGCGGTGCATGCGCTGTGGGTCGTGCAGCGGCTCTCGCTGCCGGCCGCCTGCGAACTGGTTCTGCGGGGCCCTGGCCCGCTGCCGGCGCAGCCCGGAGACCCGCTGGTGGTCGACACCGTCGGTGGGCCGACCGTCTTCAGCGGGGAGGTGTCCGCTGTGGGCGTGGAGTTCCTGGCGGGTGGCGCGCGGGAAGTGCGGATCCGCGCCTACGACCCACTGCAACGCCTGCGCCGCAGCCAGACCGCGCAGGTGCGCGCAGGGCTGAACCTGCACGGCCTCGCCGAGGAACTCGCGGCGGGCCTGGGCGTGGCCGTGCAACTGGACGTGCCCGCCCTGACGCGCACCTGGGGCGCGCAGGTGCGGCAGTCGGACTTCGACCTGCTCCGGCTCCTCAGTGAACGCAGCGGGCGGGCCTTCCGCCTCCGGGACGGCCAGCTCGACTTCCTGGGGCCCGCCGGGGACGGCTCGCAGGTCACGCTCCGGCTGGGGCAGGCGCTGCTGGAAGTGCGCGTGGAACGCAACGCCGATCCTGCCTGCGCCTCGGTGGAGGTGCGCGGCTGGAACGCCCTGACCGTCCAAGCCGTGCAGGGCCGCGCCGAGGCACCGGGCGGTGGCGGCGCCCGGCAGGTGGTGGGCGTACAGGCCGAAAACGATGAGGAAGCGCGGTGGCTGGCGCAGGCCGAACTGGATCGGCGCTCGGGGGCAGCGCGCACCTGCTGGGGCGTGAGCGGCGGCGACGTGCGCCTCGTGCCGGGCAGTGGGGTGCGCCTGGAGGGCCTAGGCGACGGCCTGGACGGCGACTTCGTCCTCACGGAGGTCACGCACCGCATCGAGGCTGCCACCGGCTTCGTGACCGAGTTCAGCAGCGCGCCCCTCCCACCCCTGTCGCCCCCGGTGCCCGTGGCGACCTTCGGTATGGTCACACACGTCGACGACCCGCAGGCGCTCGGGCGGGTGCGCGTGACGCTGCCCGCCCAGGGCGACCTGGAAAGCGACTGGCTGCACGTGCTGAGCCTCGCGGCCGGGGCGGACAAGGGCCTGATGGCGCTGCCGGACGTGGGCGACACGGTACTGGTGCTGCTGCCCGCCGGGGATGGCAGTTCCGGCGTGGTGCTGGGCGGTCTGTACGGCGCGCCAGGCATGCCAGACAGCGGTGTGGAGGGCGGCGCCACCCGGCGCTACACGCTGCGCACGGCCGCCGGGCAGCAGGTGGTGCTGGACGCGGCGGCAGGGGTGCTACGCCTGGAGGACGGCCAGGGCAGCGTCGTGGAACTCACGCCGGAGGGCCTGCACATCCACGCGCAGACGCGGCTGGTGCTGGAAGCGCCGGGGCAGGAAGTCCTGATCCGCGGCCAGCGCATCAACTTCGAGAGGGCCTGA
- a CDS encoding GPW/gp25 family protein: MTAPDQGWRFVHPDLDAGEAATDGPGLRLTLGGGVQLARGAALVRQSLLMLISTRPGERVMRPGYGCHLSRLMFAPNDDTTAGLAIHYVRQAIERWEPRVQLLHLDAGRDPDVPEVLRVTLRYRVRATLHEDQLQVRLNLAGPGGGA; this comes from the coding sequence GTGACTGCGCCGGATCAGGGCTGGCGCTTCGTGCACCCGGATCTGGACGCCGGCGAGGCCGCCACCGACGGGCCGGGCCTGCGGCTCACGCTGGGCGGCGGCGTGCAACTGGCACGCGGCGCGGCGCTGGTGCGGCAGTCGCTGCTGATGCTGATCTCCACCCGGCCGGGCGAGCGGGTCATGCGGCCCGGCTACGGCTGCCACCTGTCGCGGCTGATGTTCGCGCCGAACGACGACACGACCGCCGGACTCGCCATCCACTACGTAAGACAGGCCATCGAGCGCTGGGAGCCGCGCGTGCAGCTCCTGCACCTGGACGCCGGCCGCGACCCGGACGTGCCGGAAGTGCTGCGGGTGACGCTGCGCTACCGGGTGCGCGCCACGCTGCACGAGGATCAGCTGCAGGTGCGCCTGAACCTGGCGGGCCCTGGGGGCGGAGCGTAA
- a CDS encoding baseplate J/gp47 family protein has translation MALPLPNLDDRTFEQLREAAIARARQSAPDWTDFSAGEPGTVLLELFAFLTDTMIYRLNRLPHKAYVEFLRLLGVVMLPPSAARVTLHFTRTGGAASTALRIPAGTRVTAGAGGTGSPPVFSTMQDADLPAGRSGVDVPALQAEFVSGELLALTGAAAGGAWTVARPPIVAPVTDAQGADLIVAVEALPAEVQPSTPIMTWGDKVYRIFREVPFFSAGVPDPQTYLADRLAGTVTFPPGAAGSVPPVEAGREVRAWYWRGGGEDGNVAPGTLTTLQGPLPGVSVTNPAAASGGQAAETLDRALVRGPMHVRHQHRAVTASDYEFIALAHARSVARARAFTQRELWAHGTPGTVGLVLVPEVPPDERAHLTPEELLDAQQPEVLGAIGRAIEARRILGTACDVQWARFKTVRVSARVVARRYQNRDQIRASVTERLHLTINPLPTARSEHGWRFGQTLRSSDVYGVALAEPGVAWVDRVGLSVDEQPQGEVRSLATDAFQPGTWYAACEDRLFRSLNDGEGWEAVLTLPGETLRLVRAHPAQPGFLAAISDTADQGVKVMVSFDCGESWQPPQTLDVKVQDAAWIRRAGQSSLLLATDTGLLDVLALPGQVRVTPLAVTPGTPNLPLYAVTAHHDLQGDVTIAVAAQSLGGVYLSSGGGSKSFRSIGLNTLDVRVLAVQRDGARAFLWAGLAAVGDEDGPGCRRWELRGQEDPPEGWVPLNAGWQGGSCLALAFTPDAAYAASHHMGVASLPLAAGTPSWVAPTVDSGLPLNEGRRFERVRAVAAAPQLVLAGGPWGQRLSRDAGQTYQPVVPGSGADAVTLPPTWLFCSGAHDIEVISEDEATRP, from the coding sequence ATGGCGCTGCCCCTGCCGAACCTGGACGACCGCACCTTCGAGCAGCTGCGCGAGGCCGCTATCGCCCGCGCGCGCCAGAGCGCCCCGGACTGGACGGACTTCTCGGCGGGCGAGCCGGGCACGGTGCTGCTGGAACTGTTCGCGTTCCTGACCGACACCATGATCTACCGCCTCAACCGGCTGCCACACAAGGCGTACGTGGAGTTCCTGCGCCTGCTGGGCGTGGTGATGCTCCCGCCCTCGGCGGCTCGGGTCACGCTGCACTTCACCCGCACGGGCGGCGCCGCCAGCACGGCGCTGCGCATCCCGGCGGGCACGCGCGTCACCGCCGGAGCGGGCGGCACCGGCAGCCCCCCCGTGTTCTCCACCATGCAGGATGCCGACCTGCCGGCCGGCAGGTCGGGCGTGGATGTGCCCGCCCTCCAGGCCGAGTTCGTGAGCGGGGAACTGCTGGCCCTCACGGGCGCGGCGGCGGGCGGCGCATGGACGGTGGCCCGGCCACCCATCGTCGCGCCAGTCACCGACGCGCAGGGGGCCGACCTGATCGTGGCCGTCGAGGCTCTGCCTGCCGAGGTGCAGCCCAGCACGCCGATCATGACCTGGGGAGACAAGGTCTACCGCATCTTCCGGGAAGTGCCGTTCTTCAGTGCGGGCGTGCCCGATCCGCAGACCTACCTCGCCGACCGGCTGGCCGGCACCGTGACCTTCCCACCCGGCGCGGCGGGAAGCGTACCCCCGGTGGAGGCGGGCCGCGAGGTGCGCGCGTGGTACTGGCGCGGCGGCGGCGAGGACGGCAACGTGGCTCCCGGCACCCTGACCACCCTGCAAGGCCCACTGCCGGGCGTGAGCGTCACCAACCCGGCTGCCGCGTCCGGCGGGCAGGCGGCCGAGACGCTGGACCGTGCCCTGGTGCGCGGCCCCATGCACGTCCGGCACCAGCACCGCGCAGTGACCGCCTCGGACTACGAGTTCATCGCGCTGGCGCACGCCCGGTCGGTCGCGCGGGCCCGGGCCTTCACGCAGCGCGAGCTGTGGGCGCACGGCACGCCGGGGACGGTAGGGCTGGTGCTCGTGCCGGAGGTGCCCCCGGACGAGCGCGCGCACCTCACGCCGGAGGAGCTGCTGGACGCCCAGCAGCCCGAGGTGCTGGGCGCCATCGGGCGGGCCATCGAGGCGCGGCGCATCCTGGGCACCGCCTGCGACGTGCAGTGGGCGCGCTTCAAGACCGTGCGGGTCAGCGCGCGGGTCGTGGCGCGGCGTTACCAGAACCGCGACCAGATCCGGGCCAGCGTCACCGAGCGGCTGCACCTGACCATCAATCCGCTGCCCACCGCACGGAGCGAGCACGGCTGGCGGTTCGGCCAGACGCTGCGCTCCTCGGACGTCTACGGCGTGGCCCTCGCGGAACCGGGCGTGGCGTGGGTCGACCGCGTGGGTCTGTCCGTGGACGAGCAGCCGCAGGGCGAGGTGCGCTCGTTGGCCACCGACGCCTTCCAGCCGGGCACGTGGTACGCCGCGTGCGAGGATCGCCTGTTCCGCTCCCTGAACGACGGAGAGGGCTGGGAGGCCGTGCTGACCCTGCCGGGCGAGACGCTGCGGCTGGTGCGTGCCCACCCCGCCCAGCCGGGCTTCCTGGCCGCGATCAGCGACACGGCCGACCAGGGCGTGAAGGTCATGGTGTCCTTCGACTGTGGCGAGAGCTGGCAGCCGCCGCAGACGCTGGACGTGAAGGTGCAGGACGCCGCGTGGATTCGGCGGGCCGGGCAGTCCTCGCTGCTGCTCGCCACGGACACCGGCCTGCTGGACGTGCTCGCCCTGCCCGGTCAGGTGCGCGTGACGCCGCTGGCGGTCACGCCCGGCACCCCGAACCTGCCGCTGTACGCCGTGACCGCCCACCACGATCTGCAGGGCGACGTGACCATCGCGGTCGCGGCGCAGTCGCTGGGTGGGGTGTACCTCTCCAGCGGCGGGGGCAGCAAGTCCTTCCGGTCGATCGGCCTGAACACCCTGGACGTGCGGGTGCTGGCCGTACAGCGCGACGGCGCCCGCGCCTTCCTGTGGGCAGGCCTGGCCGCCGTGGGCGACGAGGACGGCCCCGGCTGCCGCCGCTGGGAACTGCGCGGCCAGGAGGATCCCCCGGAGGGCTGGGTGCCCCTGAACGCCGGGTGGCAGGGCGGCAGCTGCCTCGCGCTGGCCTTCACGCCGGACGCCGCATACGCCGCCTCACACCACATGGGCGTGGCGTCCCTGCCCCTGGCCGCCGGCACGCCGTCCTGGGTGGCGCCGACCGTGGACAGCGGCCTGCCGCTGAACGAGGGGCGGCGCTTCGAGCGCGTCCGGGCGGTGGCGGCGGCGCCGCAGCTCGTCCTGGCGGGCGGGCCGTGGGGCCAGCGCCTGAGCCGTGACGCCGGACAGACCTACCAGCCGGTCGTGCCGGGAAGCGGAGCGGACGCCGTGACGCTGCCGCCCACTTGGCTGTTCTGCTCCGGCGCCCACGACATCGAGGTGATCAGCGAGGATGAAGCGACCCGACCTTGA
- a CDS encoding phage tail protein, which yields MKRPDLDRLLPEVMQRAAQPGQPLDAALDVMADLITPVEDSLSGVDAVFNPYRAPDAFLPFLAGWLDLGGLLRPGPLEAQYAPGLQQLRLLIARTMPLNFMRGTARGLIGVLEAATGLTGFRVQENVTAGGDPRAFHLLVLAPPDSAQYADLVRQLVELEKPVALTHEVVWPAPAPGGTP from the coding sequence ATGAAGCGACCCGACCTTGACCGCCTGCTGCCCGAGGTGATGCAGCGCGCCGCCCAGCCGGGGCAGCCGCTGGACGCCGCCCTGGACGTCATGGCCGACCTGATCACGCCGGTCGAGGACTCGCTGTCGGGCGTGGACGCCGTGTTCAACCCCTACCGCGCGCCGGACGCCTTCCTGCCCTTCCTGGCCGGCTGGCTGGACCTGGGTGGCCTGCTGCGCCCCGGCCCGCTGGAGGCGCAGTACGCGCCGGGCCTGCAGCAGTTGCGCCTCCTGATCGCGCGCACCATGCCGCTGAACTTCATGCGCGGCACCGCGCGCGGCCTGATAGGCGTGCTGGAGGCCGCGACCGGCCTCACCGGATTCCGCGTGCAGGAGAACGTCACGGCCGGGGGGGACCCCCGCGCGTTTCATCTGCTGGTGCTGGCCCCGCCGGACTCCGCGCAGTACGCCGATCTGGTGCGGCAACTCGTCGAGCTGGAAAAACCCGTGGCCCTCACGCACGAGGTCGTGTGGCCGGCACCCGCGCCTGGAGGGACGCCATGA
- a CDS encoding PASTA domain-containing protein produces MPGAFTITTATNTVTLGPDRQGEATFVVTNVSGRPMQGRALLEWQPRATDKGGWATVQGDAERVFPIAGTQQFTVKFTLPPSAPVGQHILRLDMQDVSSPDDVVQGQSVTLQVAEPPPVKPFPWWVVIVAAVILLGGLGAYLLLGNRQATVPVVAGQSLVKAQELITAAGLKVADTPKQENSDTVAQGLVIRTEPDQGTKQARGAAVTLVASNGPASFPMPDVVGRAASSAVTILQQAGITTFKLAPTYSDTVPKEQVISTAPPASQPVTKSSAVTVAVSAGPCRGRFCNLSIDPVLINPTIKFRTEMITPPSP; encoded by the coding sequence ATGCCCGGAGCGTTCACCATCACCACCGCGACCAATACTGTGACCCTCGGCCCGGACCGGCAGGGCGAGGCGACCTTTGTGGTCACCAACGTCAGCGGCCGCCCCATGCAGGGCCGCGCCCTGCTGGAATGGCAGCCCAGGGCCACGGACAAAGGCGGCTGGGCCACCGTACAGGGTGACGCCGAGCGCGTCTTCCCGATCGCCGGCACGCAGCAGTTCACGGTGAAGTTCACGCTGCCGCCCAGCGCCCCGGTCGGGCAGCACATCCTGCGGCTGGACATGCAGGACGTGAGTTCCCCCGACGACGTGGTGCAGGGTCAGAGCGTGACCCTCCAGGTGGCAGAGCCCCCGCCCGTCAAGCCCTTCCCGTGGTGGGTGGTGATCGTCGCTGCCGTGATCCTGCTGGGCGGCCTCGGCGCGTACCTGCTGCTCGGCAACCGGCAGGCGACCGTGCCAGTCGTGGCCGGTCAGAGCCTCGTGAAGGCGCAGGAACTCATCACGGCGGCCGGGCTGAAGGTCGCAGACACGCCCAAGCAGGAGAACAGCGACACCGTCGCGCAGGGCCTGGTCATCCGCACCGAGCCGGATCAGGGTACGAAACAGGCGCGCGGCGCGGCCGTGACCCTGGTCGCGTCGAACGGCCCGGCCAGTTTCCCCATGCCGGACGTGGTGGGACGGGCCGCGTCGTCGGCGGTGACGATCCTGCAACAGGCCGGGATCACGACCTTCAAGCTCGCCCCCACGTACTCGGATACCGTCCCGAAAGAGCAGGTGATCAGCACGGCGCCGCCAGCCAGTCAGCCGGTCACGAAGAGCAGTGCGGTCACGGTCGCGGTGTCGGCCGGTCCCTGCCGCGGCCGGTTCTGCAACCTCTCCATCGACCCGGTGCTCATCAATCCGACCATCAAATTCCGCACCGAGATGATCACGCCTCCCTCCCCATGA